Proteins encoded within one genomic window of Candidatus Schekmanbacteria bacterium:
- the gspG gene encoding type II secretion system major pseudopilin GspG yields MKKISAIVRAGKAGFTLIEIMVVVVIIGILATLIGTAVIGRIDEANIVKAKSDISTLQSALQLYKMDNGDYPTTEQGLEALVSEPKGGKAAPNWKTGGYIEGGKVPNDPWRAPYNYLSPGVNSNDYDLWSNGKDGQADTEDDIQNWNLDKDR; encoded by the coding sequence ATGAAAAAAATATCTGCAATAGTGCGTGCTGGGAAAGCGGGTTTTACATTGATTGAAATAATGGTTGTCGTTGTAATAATCGGAATTCTCGCCACACTTATAGGAACAGCCGTAATCGGAAGGATCGATGAGGCAAATATTGTAAAAGCAAAGAGTGATATTTCAACACTTCAGTCAGCTCTCCAGCTCTACAAGATGGATAATGGAGATTATCCTACAACCGAGCAGGGGCTTGAGGCGCTTGTGAGCGAGCCCAAGGGAGGAAAGGCCGCGCCTAACTGGAAAACCGGAGGCTATATCGAAGGAGGCAAAGTTCCCAACGATCCGTGGAGAGCTCCATACAATTATCTTTCTCCCGGTGTTAACAGCAATGATTATGATCTCTGGTCAAACGGCAAGGATGGACAGGCTGACACAGAAGACGATATTCAAAACTGGAATCTAGATAAGGATCGTTGA
- the radA gene encoding DNA repair protein RadA, with amino-acid sequence MKERTVYQCQSCGYQSPKWLGKCPDCNEWNAFVMEKEVSVMRSAFKLPSLQEKSKPLSLSEIKNDNAARIKSGIDEFDRVLGGGLVAGSTVLLGGTPGIGKSTILLQVLDKFSKAGISGLYVSGEESPSQLKLRAERLGLTPENLYILSENCYELIKEHIENLKPSVIVIDSIQTMYTGQLPSSPGSLAQLREVSGLLMFLAKSGGIPILITGHVTKEGNIAGPKVLEHIVDAVLYLEGDSGNYYRILRTAKNRFGSTNEIGIFEMREEGMNEVKNPSEIFLSERRETSPGSAVTCCIEGTRPLLVEIQALVSRSSFGIPQRITKGLNARRVSILTAVLEKKLGMRLSHEDIFVNVVGGAEIDDPSVDLGTVMAVISSFRDKAVKQETVFTGEVGLTGEIRSVSRVELRVNEAEKLGFKKIVVPAGNIKALQDKKSIKIIGVENIKDAIEAAI; translated from the coding sequence ATGAAAGAAAGAACAGTCTACCAGTGCCAATCCTGCGGCTACCAGTCTCCCAAGTGGCTGGGAAAATGTCCTGACTGCAATGAATGGAATGCATTTGTCATGGAAAAAGAAGTTTCCGTGATGCGGTCGGCTTTCAAGCTCCCGTCGCTTCAGGAAAAATCAAAGCCCCTTTCGCTTTCGGAAATAAAGAACGACAACGCGGCGCGCATAAAAAGCGGCATTGACGAGTTTGACAGAGTTCTTGGCGGAGGACTTGTGGCCGGTTCGACTGTTCTTCTCGGAGGCACGCCGGGCATCGGGAAGTCAACGATACTGCTTCAGGTGCTGGACAAATTTTCAAAAGCAGGGATATCGGGACTTTATGTATCAGGAGAGGAATCACCGTCACAGTTGAAGCTAAGGGCCGAACGATTAGGGCTCACGCCGGAAAACCTTTATATTCTTTCCGAAAACTGCTACGAACTTATAAAGGAACATATAGAAAATTTAAAACCATCTGTGATAGTCATTGATTCTATCCAGACCATGTACACCGGGCAACTCCCTTCTTCACCGGGAAGTCTGGCTCAGTTAAGGGAAGTCTCCGGACTGCTTATGTTCCTCGCAAAGTCAGGAGGCATTCCAATACTAATTACGGGCCATGTGACAAAGGAAGGGAATATTGCAGGACCCAAGGTACTTGAACATATAGTTGATGCCGTGCTGTATCTCGAAGGTGACAGCGGGAATTATTACAGGATTTTAAGGACAGCAAAAAACCGCTTCGGTTCAACGAATGAAATAGGGATATTCGAAATGAGGGAGGAAGGGATGAATGAGGTCAAAAATCCTTCCGAAATATTCCTGTCAGAAAGACGTGAAACTTCTCCCGGTTCGGCAGTCACATGCTGTATAGAGGGAACAAGGCCGCTGTTGGTAGAAATACAGGCGCTCGTTTCACGCTCCTCATTCGGGATCCCGCAGCGTATAACAAAAGGACTCAATGCAAGGCGGGTATCGATTTTAACGGCTGTGCTTGAAAAAAAGCTTGGCATGAGGCTGTCGCATGAGGATATATTTGTAAATGTAGTCGGCGGAGCAGAGATAGACGACCCTTCTGTTGACCTTGGTACAGTTATGGCTGTAATATCTTCTTTCAGGGACAAGGCAGTAAAACAGGAAACTGTCTTTACAGGAGAAGTCGGGCTTACCGGGGAAATCAGGTCTGTAAGCCGGGTTGAACTCAGAGTAAACGAAGCAGAAAAACTGGGATTTAAAAAAATTGTAGTACCTGCAGGAAACATTAAAGCGTTACAGGACAAAAAATCAATTAAGATAATAGGAGTGGAAAATATAAAAGATGCCATTGAAGCTGCGATTTAA
- a CDS encoding type II toxin-antitoxin system VapC family toxin: MKGFVLDSYALIAFFEDEPGALKVEQILKQAESGKVNLLMSMVNWGEVYYSIYRSKGEDKAEESLLIIEQLPIKLIDIDQSLMYQAATLKAKHAIALGDCIASAIAINIDYPVVTGDKEFKKLGSRVKIEWIP, encoded by the coding sequence TTGAAGGGATTTGTTCTTGACAGTTATGCCCTCATTGCTTTCTTTGAAGATGAACCTGGAGCACTAAAGGTAGAACAGATTCTGAAGCAGGCGGAATCAGGCAAAGTAAACCTGTTAATGAGCATGGTAAACTGGGGAGAAGTATATTATTCTATTTACCGTTCCAAGGGAGAGGACAAAGCAGAGGAATCTCTTCTTATCATAGAACAGCTTCCAATCAAGCTTATTGATATTGACCAAAGCCTTATGTATCAGGCAGCGACTCTCAAAGCAAAGCATGCAATTGCTCTCGGAGATTGCATTGCATCTGCAATTGCTATAAACATTGATTATCCGGTCGTGACCGGAGATAAAGAATTCAAGAAGCTCGGCAGCAGAGTAAAAATAGAATGGATCCCATGA
- a CDS encoding YchF/TatD family DNA exonuclease: protein MIIETHAHLYSPEFENDIDAVIERANESGIGVIITVSSDIQSSIANRAISSRHNIYFAPGIHPHDTENNTDEDFAKIEELIKDEKAVAVGETGLDFFKNYAPQESQEHSFVKQIDIAKRAGKPLIVHCRNSYERSIEILEAEDARAAGGVVHCFSGDYKAARQILDMGFYIGVGGTITYPNSSPLREIIKKVPLESVLLETDCPYLPPQPYRGKRNEPSFLVHVVKAIAELRGLSEEDIERMTSLNAETLFSLGVISPSASIAYKIRNSLYLNVTNKCSNHCVFCARGTRPLVKGHLLRLEKEPSAGEMLSAIGEYSQYDEIVFCGYGEPLIRLDFVKEVAGALKKKNVKIRINTNGQANIIHGRNILPELKGLVDRISISLNAQNAELYHKICRSDFGKMSYDEIIRFAAEAKKYIPDVTLTVVDFNDIDVGECRAIAESIGVGFRIREYNEVG from the coding sequence ATGATAATAGAAACACACGCTCATCTTTACAGTCCTGAGTTTGAAAATGACATTGATGCCGTCATAGAGAGGGCAAATGAATCAGGCATCGGGGTGATAATCACCGTATCTTCTGACATACAATCTTCTATAGCCAACCGCGCAATTTCATCGCGTCATAATATATACTTTGCTCCGGGGATACATCCACATGACACAGAGAATAATACAGACGAGGATTTTGCAAAGATAGAAGAGCTCATTAAAGATGAAAAAGCAGTTGCAGTAGGAGAGACAGGGCTCGATTTTTTTAAGAATTACGCTCCTCAGGAATCTCAGGAACATTCATTCGTAAAACAGATAGACATAGCAAAGCGCGCGGGCAAACCCCTCATAGTCCATTGCCGTAATTCCTATGAAAGGTCTATCGAGATATTAGAAGCTGAAGATGCAAGAGCTGCAGGAGGTGTCGTCCATTGTTTCTCGGGAGATTATAAAGCGGCAAGACAGATACTGGATATGGGTTTTTACATTGGTGTCGGTGGCACAATAACCTATCCTAACTCATCCCCGCTTAGGGAGATAATAAAAAAAGTCCCGCTTGAAAGTGTGCTTCTTGAAACAGATTGTCCCTATCTTCCGCCGCAGCCATATCGTGGAAAACGGAATGAACCGTCGTTTCTCGTCCATGTGGTAAAAGCCATTGCAGAGCTGAGAGGGCTTTCTGAAGAAGACATTGAAAGGATGACATCGCTAAATGCTGAAACGCTTTTCTCGCTCGGTGTCATAAGTCCATCAGCGTCAATTGCTTACAAGATCAGGAACTCACTTTATCTCAATGTTACAAACAAGTGCTCAAATCATTGCGTATTTTGTGCAAGGGGAACCCGCCCCCTTGTGAAGGGACATCTTTTGAGGCTTGAGAAGGAACCGTCTGCCGGAGAAATGTTAAGTGCAATCGGAGAGTATTCCCAATATGACGAGATAGTTTTTTGCGGATACGGCGAACCGCTTATAAGGCTTGATTTTGTAAAAGAGGTCGCAGGTGCTCTAAAAAAGAAGAATGTGAAAATCCGCATCAACACCAACGGGCAGGCAAACATAATACATGGGAGAAACATACTCCCTGAGCTCAAAGGACTTGTGGACAGGATTTCAATAAGCCTGAACGCCCAGAATGCGGAACTCTATCATAAGATATGCCGGTCAGATTTCGGTAAAATGTCTTATGATGAAATAATCAGGTTTGCAGCAGAGGCAAAGAAATATATCCCTGACGTCACTCTTACTGTAGTTGATTTCAAC
- a CDS encoding AbrB/MazE/SpoVT family DNA-binding domain-containing protein, with protein sequence MPIVKTTEKGQVVIPAEIRKRYHIIKGTKVIIIDKNGQIILKPVLKEAVREARGYFKKGSSALKTLIEDRKEDSKN encoded by the coding sequence ATGCCTATTGTTAAGACAACAGAAAAGGGACAAGTAGTAATACCTGCGGAGATTCGCAAGAGATATCATATCATTAAAGGGACAAAGGTAATAATCATTGATAAGAATGGACAAATCATCCTCAAGCCGGTTTTAAAAGAAGCTGTCAGAGAAGCAAGAGGCTATTTCAAAAAAGGGTCTTCAGCTTTAAAAACTCTTATAGAAGACAGGAAGGAGGATTCCAAAAATTGA
- a CDS encoding type II toxin-antitoxin system HicA family toxin, with protein sequence MSPKFPAVTSDEVIKVLQKIGFRFKRQSGSSHGIYYREIDKKRTVVPIHKGKILKRKTLKSILSDSGLTIHEFIKLKK encoded by the coding sequence TTGAGCCCTAAGTTTCCTGCTGTTACATCTGATGAAGTTATCAAGGTTCTGCAAAAAATAGGTTTTAGGTTCAAAAGACAATCTGGCAGCAGCCACGGAATTTATTATAGAGAAATAGACAAGAAAAGGACTGTAGTTCCAATTCACAAAGGCAAAATCCTAAAAAGAAAAACTCTTAAATCAATTCTTTCTGACAGCGGGCTTACCATCCATGAGTTCATCAAACTCAAAAAGTAA
- the metG gene encoding methionine--tRNA ligase, producing MTDKFFITTPIYYVNDVPHIGHAYTSIACDVMARFKRLQGKEVLFSTGTDEHGQKVEKAASEKGEKPIELADRVVERFKSLWQKLDITHNDFIRTTEPRHKDAVTNLFKKIMEKGDIYKGFYEDWYCTPCETFWTEMQLAADGNCPDCGRKTEKLKEESYFFRLSKYAEPLLSFYEKNPGFIAPESRKNEIISFVKGGLKDLSISRTSFNWGIPVPGDEKHVIYVWFDALINYLTVTGFPSDENRFRKTWPCDVHVIGKDILRFHAVFWPAFLLSADIEPPKKVFAHGWWTVDGKKMSKSLMNVVEPNALIDEFGVDTVRYFLLREVPFGLDGDFSRTALTGRFNSDLANDLGNLFSRSITMIIKYRDGKVPQIDDSEQCELSDKCLCERASKTFDEVIQYIEELSFSKALASIWVLLNEVNRYIDKKAPWQLAKKGDDNELDRTLDNIFRSLKVCTVLLTPFMPEKAHKMWALLGLAGKPEELAPITLAKLWAIDGKIEVNKPEALFPRIETAEAKPEKGVEKSGEKIMTSDAELLSIDDFKKIKIRTAKVLSAEKVPKSDKLLKLTVDDGEKERTIVAGISLHYKPEDIVGKTITIVVNLKPAKLMGVESNGMLLAASDDKTLSILTTDREVKNGSPVK from the coding sequence ATGACAGATAAATTTTTTATCACCACCCCTATCTATTATGTAAACGATGTGCCGCACATCGGGCATGCTTACACTTCTATTGCCTGCGATGTAATGGCACGTTTCAAAAGACTTCAGGGCAAAGAAGTCCTTTTCTCTACCGGCACTGACGAGCATGGACAGAAGGTTGAGAAAGCTGCCTCCGAAAAAGGGGAAAAACCTATCGAGCTTGCCGACAGGGTTGTGGAGCGTTTCAAATCTCTCTGGCAGAAGCTGGATATTACGCATAATGATTTCATCCGCACCACGGAGCCGCGCCACAAGGATGCGGTCACAAACCTTTTCAAAAAAATAATGGAAAAGGGAGACATCTATAAAGGATTTTACGAAGACTGGTACTGCACACCATGCGAGACATTCTGGACAGAGATGCAGCTTGCAGCAGACGGCAATTGCCCCGACTGCGGAAGAAAGACTGAAAAGCTCAAAGAAGAAAGCTATTTTTTCAGGCTTTCCAAATACGCTGAACCTTTGCTTTCATTCTATGAAAAGAATCCCGGCTTCATTGCCCCAGAATCCCGCAAAAACGAGATAATAAGCTTTGTCAAAGGAGGATTGAAGGATTTAAGTATAAGCCGTACTTCCTTTAACTGGGGGATACCTGTCCCGGGCGATGAGAAACATGTGATCTATGTCTGGTTCGATGCGCTGATAAATTATCTCACTGTTACCGGATTCCCTTCAGATGAGAACCGTTTCAGAAAGACGTGGCCCTGCGATGTGCATGTAATCGGAAAGGACATTCTCAGGTTTCATGCGGTGTTCTGGCCTGCATTCCTTCTTTCTGCGGACATTGAACCCCCAAAGAAAGTTTTCGCGCATGGCTGGTGGACAGTGGACGGGAAAAAAATGTCGAAGTCGCTCATGAACGTAGTTGAGCCGAATGCTCTTATAGATGAATTCGGAGTTGACACTGTCAGATATTTTCTCCTCCGGGAAGTGCCCTTCGGACTTGACGGCGATTTTTCAAGAACCGCCCTTACAGGCCGCTTTAATTCTGATCTTGCAAATGACCTCGGCAACTTATTCTCACGGTCAATCACGATGATAATCAAATACAGAGACGGGAAAGTCCCTCAAATAGACGACTCCGAGCAGTGCGAACTCTCGGACAAATGCCTTTGCGAAAGAGCCTCAAAAACTTTTGATGAAGTAATACAATATATAGAAGAGCTTTCATTCAGCAAAGCCCTTGCTTCAATATGGGTGCTTCTCAATGAAGTGAACAGATATATAGACAAGAAAGCCCCATGGCAGCTTGCCAAAAAAGGGGATGATAACGAACTTGACAGGACGCTTGATAACATATTCAGGAGCCTCAAGGTATGCACCGTACTTTTAACTCCTTTCATGCCGGAAAAGGCGCATAAGATGTGGGCTCTTCTCGGACTTGCCGGAAAACCTGAAGAGCTTGCCCCGATAACTCTGGCAAAACTCTGGGCAATAGACGGCAAAATAGAAGTAAATAAACCTGAAGCTCTTTTTCCAAGGATAGAGACAGCGGAAGCAAAACCTGAAAAGGGAGTTGAAAAATCCGGAGAGAAAATTATGACTTCTGACGCTGAGCTTTTAAGCATAGATGACTTTAAAAAAATAAAGATAAGGACAGCCAAAGTTCTATCTGCCGAGAAGGTGCCAAAGTCTGATAAATTATTAAAACTCACAGTAGATGACGGAGAAAAGGAAAGAACCATAGTAGCCGGAATCTCACTCCACTACAAACCTGAAGATATAGTCGGAAAGACCATCACCATAGTCGTAAACTTAAAACCGGCAAAGCTAATGGGAGTGGAATCAAACGGGATGCTTCTTGCGGCAAGCGACGACAAAACACTTTCCATACTTACAACAGACAGGGAAGTAAAAAACGGTTCTCCGGTAAAATAA
- a CDS encoding type II toxin-antitoxin system HicB family antitoxin, producing the protein MSRKKEYRFTIIIEPCEEGGFFATCPAFPGCHVEGETYEETLKEMKAAIDAFIADYKEEGELIPEDDITITTLKVAI; encoded by the coding sequence ATGAGCAGAAAAAAAGAATATAGATTCACCATTATTATAGAACCATGTGAAGAAGGCGGATTTTTTGCCACATGCCCCGCTTTTCCCGGCTGTCATGTAGAAGGAGAAACCTACGAAGAAACACTCAAAGAAATGAAAGCAGCTATTGATGCATTTATAGCAGATTACAAAGAAGAAGGTGAATTGATCCCTGAAGATGATATAACAATCACCACTTTAAAGGTTGCAATTTGA
- the gspE gene encoding type II secretion system ATPase GspE, whose product MSLVESIISDFLKERNVSEININEILQPSADSEKNGGLVERIVQSGMATEKEFLIALSDKLAIPYKELIEEDDVDKSILSKVPLNYLKNNFILPLNNVDDTIRVAISDPFEIQVLDDISMIFELPTSPVICPKAAIFDAINQYYRIDATETEQMIKELDMDFDSDVLASLSSLSDEPKDLLDVANEAPIIRLVNTTLFQAVRERASDIHVEPFEKELRIRYRIDGILYNTLSLPRKYQAAVISRIKIMADLDIAEKRLPQDGRIKIKIAEHFMDLRVSVIPTAFGERVVMRLLDKSSVLIRLEDLGLLGDDLDMMCGFIKRPNGIMLVTGPTGSGKTTTLYAALTRVNTPEKNIITIEDPIEYQLFGIGQIQVNPKIDLTFAGGLRSILRQDPDIIMVGEIRDRETAEISIQASLTGHLVLSTLHTNDSAGAITRMLDMGIEPFLVASSLCGVVAQRLVRVLCPECKESYEPDDDELRDIGIKRQDLHDGRLYRTAGCPSCLNMGYKGRIGIFEIMRIDDDIKKLILERYDSNTIRKTAMSKGMMLLKHDGVRKIIQGLTTIEEVLRVSHED is encoded by the coding sequence ATGTCATTGGTTGAAAGTATAATTTCTGATTTTCTGAAAGAGCGCAATGTCTCTGAAATAAATATTAATGAAATATTGCAGCCCTCTGCTGATTCCGAGAAAAACGGAGGACTTGTGGAAAGAATAGTCCAGTCCGGGATGGCAACTGAAAAGGAGTTTCTCATCGCCCTCAGCGATAAGCTTGCAATTCCATACAAGGAGTTAATTGAAGAAGATGACGTCGACAAGTCTATCCTTTCAAAGGTCCCTCTGAACTATCTTAAAAACAACTTCATCCTTCCCCTGAATAACGTTGACGACACGATCAGGGTCGCAATCTCTGATCCATTTGAGATTCAGGTACTTGATGATATCTCCATGATTTTTGAGCTGCCGACTTCGCCGGTAATATGTCCCAAGGCAGCGATTTTTGACGCCATTAACCAGTACTACCGGATTGATGCTACAGAAACCGAGCAGATGATAAAAGAGCTGGATATGGATTTTGACAGTGATGTCCTTGCCTCGCTCTCATCACTTTCTGATGAACCTAAAGACCTTCTTGATGTTGCGAACGAGGCGCCAATAATAAGGCTTGTCAATACAACCCTTTTTCAGGCTGTGCGCGAGCGTGCGAGCGACATTCACGTTGAGCCATTTGAAAAAGAGCTTCGCATAAGGTACCGCATAGACGGTATCCTGTATAATACTTTATCACTTCCCCGCAAATATCAGGCTGCTGTCATATCAAGAATAAAGATCATGGCTGACCTGGATATAGCTGAGAAAAGGCTCCCGCAGGACGGCAGGATCAAGATAAAAATAGCCGAGCATTTTATGGATCTGCGTGTTTCCGTAATTCCAACCGCCTTCGGGGAAAGAGTTGTTATGAGGCTCCTCGATAAGTCCAGTGTGCTTATAAGGCTTGAGGACCTGGGACTCCTTGGTGATGACCTTGATATGATGTGCGGCTTCATAAAGCGGCCTAACGGGATAATGCTTGTAACCGGACCGACGGGAAGCGGAAAGACAACGACTCTCTATGCGGCGTTGACGCGCGTGAACACACCCGAGAAGAACATCATTACTATTGAAGACCCTATTGAATATCAGCTTTTCGGGATAGGGCAGATACAGGTAAACCCCAAGATAGACCTTACTTTTGCCGGAGGATTAAGATCAATATTAAGGCAGGACCCTGATATAATAATGGTCGGTGAAATCCGGGACCGCGAAACTGCCGAGATATCCATCCAGGCCTCGCTCACAGGACATCTTGTTCTTTCAACTCTTCATACTAATGATTCTGCAGGTGCCATAACAAGAATGCTCGACATGGGTATAGAGCCCTTTCTCGTGGCGTCATCACTCTGCGGCGTTGTTGCGCAGAGGCTTGTCCGCGTTCTCTGTCCTGAATGCAAGGAAAGCTATGAGCCTGATGATGACGAACTGCGTGACATAGGGATAAAAAGGCAGGATTTGCATGACGGCAGGCTTTACCGCACAGCAGGGTGTCCGTCATGCCTTAATATGGGATATAAGGGGCGAATAGGCATATTTGAAATAATGAGAATCGATGATGATATAAAGAAGCTCATACTTGAACGCTACGACTCCAACACTATAAGAAAAACAGCGATGAGCAAGGGAATGATGTTGCTGAAGCATGACGGCGTAAGAAAAATTATTCAGGGACTTACCACTATCGAAGAAGTTCTGAGAGTGTCTCACGAGGATTAA
- the gspF gene encoding type II secretion system inner membrane protein GspF has product MAVYEYQAINLKGKSSSGIIDAESMQDARTKVRKLNLYLTSVKEVSSSAQSSKSMEFPSFKSILKWIKPQEIALFSRQLATLLEAGLPLIDSLSALIEQFEDSGFRSVLLHVREKVNGGATLADALSEHKRFFPPLYIGMVRSGEASGALSLVLTRLAEFLEKQAELKNKIRSALAYPVIMTMVGFGIVAFLFTYVIPKVTAIFEQTKQALPLPTVLLIKVSSVMRDFWYLIIVLAIAIYFLIRYAINTENGRLWFDGFKLRIPVVGNLIHKIALSRFSRTLGTMLKSGIPILYCMDIVKNVVNNKVLSRVIEEAKDDIAEGKEIALPLKQSGLFPPMVTHMISTGEKSGQLEDMLLKVSDSLDSETDSTIRALTSLIEPIMILMMGAVVGFVVIAILLPIFDMTKGIK; this is encoded by the coding sequence ATGGCAGTCTATGAATATCAGGCTATTAATCTCAAGGGGAAGTCCTCATCCGGAATAATTGACGCCGAGTCCATGCAGGATGCGCGCACAAAGGTGCGGAAACTAAATCTTTATCTTACCTCTGTGAAAGAAGTGAGCAGTTCTGCGCAGTCGTCAAAGTCCATGGAATTTCCCAGCTTCAAATCCATACTTAAATGGATAAAACCGCAGGAGATAGCTTTGTTCTCAAGGCAGCTTGCTACGCTCCTTGAAGCAGGCCTTCCTTTGATTGACTCACTGAGTGCCCTTATCGAACAATTTGAGGATTCAGGATTCAGGAGCGTCCTCCTCCATGTGCGCGAGAAGGTGAACGGCGGAGCTACGCTTGCCGATGCGCTCAGCGAACACAAGAGGTTTTTCCCTCCACTTTATATCGGCATGGTGAGGTCCGGAGAAGCAAGCGGTGCCCTTAGCCTTGTTCTTACAAGGCTTGCCGAGTTTCTTGAAAAACAGGCTGAGTTGAAGAATAAAATAAGGAGTGCCCTGGCATATCCTGTCATTATGACGATGGTGGGATTCGGCATAGTCGCATTCCTTTTTACTTACGTTATACCCAAGGTTACTGCAATATTCGAGCAGACAAAACAGGCGCTTCCTCTGCCGACCGTGCTGCTCATAAAGGTAAGTTCGGTGATGCGGGACTTCTGGTATCTAATCATTGTGCTTGCAATCGCAATCTATTTTCTCATCCGTTATGCAATCAACACGGAGAACGGGCGGCTCTGGTTCGACGGATTCAAACTCAGGATTCCTGTGGTGGGGAATCTTATTCACAAGATAGCCTTGTCAAGATTCTCAAGGACTCTGGGCACAATGCTTAAAAGCGGAATACCTATTTTATACTGTATGGACATTGTGAAGAATGTTGTGAACAACAAAGTGCTGAGCCGTGTCATTGAGGAGGCAAAAGATGATATAGCAGAGGGGAAGGAGATAGCTTTGCCGTTAAAGCAGAGCGGGCTTTTCCCTCCGATGGTAACTCATATGATATCTACAGGAGAAAAGAGCGGCCAGCTTGAAGACATGCTGCTCAAAGTCTCTGACAGTCTTGACTCGGAGACAGATTCAACAATAAGGGCTCTCACTTCACTGATCGAGCCAATAATGATATTAATGATGGGAGCTGTTGTAGGCTTTGTAGTTATTGCCATACTGCTTCCCATCTTTGACATGACAAAGGGAATAAAATAA
- a CDS encoding PQQ-binding-like beta-propeller repeat protein, whose amino-acid sequence MPLKLRFNKNIFFLSAFLLAFLLFILPSCTKIKVYSDALTVEKNWTAPLHGTNEFFLLQPSPQLSDVNYDGYYDVVVGNARGFVYCLDGRDGSLLWRFKATDSISTTPTIDDVVGVGGKEILAGSIDDTLYCLLGEKRKLIWSYPTKNDILASPIVLQASGEGNMNVIGTSGNELFSLSGKDGGLIWKIGFEYNFSSSPLVDDVNGDEVGEILIGSEDHNLYCIRGEDGKNLWNFKTGDQVLSTPIATEFEPNGDRMIIFGSCDNYMYCLNGRTGKEVWKFKAEDNISSSAIAGDISEEPGTEIIFTSWDKYVYCLRGSDGTLLWKFKTDAGIISAPVIADLYGNGMKVLVTSNDKNLYCLDGEKGELLWKFTARAPFWTRPAVGDIENDGTAEIIASTIDDRVYCLSTHSKNFQRKEKHDR is encoded by the coding sequence ATGCCATTGAAGCTGCGATTTAATAAAAACATTTTTTTTCTTTCAGCGTTCTTATTAGCTTTCCTTTTATTCATTCTGCCTTCATGCACAAAGATTAAAGTCTATTCAGATGCACTCACGGTAGAAAAGAACTGGACTGCGCCGTTGCATGGAACAAACGAATTCTTCCTGCTCCAGCCATCCCCGCAGTTAAGCGACGTCAATTATGACGGGTACTATGACGTGGTTGTGGGAAATGCCAGGGGATTTGTTTACTGCCTCGACGGCAGGGACGGTTCGCTTCTCTGGCGCTTCAAGGCAACGGACAGCATATCCACGACACCGACGATTGATGACGTTGTCGGGGTTGGAGGAAAAGAGATTCTTGCAGGCTCAATCGACGACACGCTCTACTGTCTGCTTGGAGAAAAAAGGAAGCTCATCTGGAGCTATCCGACAAAAAACGATATACTGGCCAGCCCTATTGTTCTCCAGGCATCAGGAGAAGGGAACATGAACGTCATCGGGACTTCAGGCAATGAGCTTTTCAGTCTCTCAGGCAAGGATGGGGGGCTTATATGGAAAATAGGATTTGAATACAACTTTAGCTCATCCCCTCTGGTAGATGATGTCAACGGTGACGAAGTCGGTGAAATACTAATAGGGAGCGAGGATCATAACCTTTACTGCATAAGGGGAGAAGACGGGAAAAACCTCTGGAACTTTAAAACAGGAGACCAGGTGCTCTCAACCCCGATAGCCACTGAATTTGAGCCCAATGGAGACAGGATGATTATATTCGGGTCCTGTGATAATTACATGTACTGCCTCAACGGGAGAACAGGAAAAGAGGTATGGAAATTCAAGGCAGAAGACAACATAAGCTCTTCCGCTATAGCAGGAGATATAAGCGAGGAACCGGGAACAGAGATAATATTCACATCATGGGACAAATATGTTTACTGTCTTCGCGGAAGCGACGGCACATTGTTATGGAAATTCAAAACAGATGCAGGGATAATCTCCGCCCCTGTAATAGCAGATCTTTATGGAAACGGAATGAAGGTACTGGTTACATCCAATGACAAGAATCTTTACTGTTTAGACGGTGAAAAGGGAGAACTGCTTTGGAAATTCACAGCCCGCGCCCCATTCTGGACAAGACCTGCTGTCGGGGACATTGAAAACGACGGGACAGCAGAGATAATTGCCTCAACCATAGACGACAGGGTATATTGCCTCTCCACACACTCTAAGAATTTCCAGAGGAAAGAAAAACATGACAGATAA